One segment of Thermococcus profundus DNA contains the following:
- a CDS encoding 60S ribosomal export protein NMD3 codes for MGERFCYRCGISEEEGGPLIDGLCQVCFRKENPVLLIDDEVNTELCQNCGSYKRNGVWVDPKSYELEELIFEVADNALLEALSKSLDERVKIFEVVPMDELEEVEELPVGKALVAFQPVDWHIEYFPAIITYEVRVKARIHELQVELHDERKYVTVYVRQTVCPRCQKFLGGYFEAILQVRADGRPLDEGERKRIENLVGEKVDEIMRKDRMGFIQDTIEKEEGLDFYMGSTSAARKLAQAIKERFGGTISEAYELVGVDRQTSREVYRTSVSVRIPRFRKGDIVTDRNGNVYEVERVDGRGMTLRDLKTGEGEHRNWKSLKREGVEVVDAERSEAMVTSIGKDEVQMMDMKTYETYELEKPDFEVREGEVYEMVGVKGRRYFLKRKSY; via the coding sequence ATGGGCGAGAGGTTCTGCTACCGCTGTGGAATAAGCGAGGAGGAAGGCGGACCACTGATAGACGGCCTGTGTCAGGTCTGCTTCAGAAAAGAGAATCCAGTTCTCCTGATTGATGATGAGGTAAACACCGAACTCTGCCAGAACTGCGGGAGCTACAAACGGAACGGCGTCTGGGTGGATCCGAAAAGCTACGAGCTTGAGGAGCTGATATTCGAAGTTGCCGACAACGCACTGCTGGAGGCCCTCTCCAAGTCCCTTGACGAGAGGGTGAAGATCTTTGAAGTGGTTCCAATGGATGAGCTGGAGGAAGTGGAAGAACTGCCGGTGGGTAAGGCTCTGGTGGCTTTTCAGCCCGTTGACTGGCACATAGAGTACTTCCCGGCGATAATCACCTACGAGGTCCGCGTTAAGGCCAGGATCCACGAACTCCAGGTCGAACTACACGACGAGAGGAAGTACGTTACGGTCTACGTCCGCCAGACCGTCTGCCCCCGCTGTCAGAAGTTCCTTGGCGGCTACTTTGAGGCCATACTCCAGGTTCGCGCCGACGGCAGACCCCTCGATGAGGGCGAGAGGAAGAGGATCGAGAACCTCGTCGGTGAGAAGGTCGACGAAATAATGCGGAAGGACAGGATGGGCTTCATACAGGACACGATAGAGAAGGAGGAAGGTTTGGACTTCTACATGGGGTCCACCTCGGCAGCGAGAAAGCTCGCCCAGGCCATAAAGGAGCGGTTTGGGGGGACTATCAGCGAGGCCTACGAGCTCGTTGGGGTGGACAGGCAGACGAGCAGAGAGGTCTACCGCACGAGCGTCAGCGTAAGGATACCGAGATTCAGGAAGGGCGACATCGTGACCGACAGGAACGGCAACGTCTACGAGGTGGAGCGCGTCGACGGCAGGGGCATGACCCTCAGGGATCTGAAAACGGGTGAGGGGGAGCACCGGAACTGGAAGAGCCTGAAGAGGGAGGGCGTTGAGGTAGTCGATGCCGAGAGGAGCGAGGCCATGGTGACCAGCATTGGAAAAGACGAGGTTCAAATGATGGACATGAAAACCTACGAGACCTACGAGCTCGAAAAGCCGGATTTCGAGGTCAGAGAAGGCGAGGTATACGAGATGGTGGGGGTGAAGGGCAGGAGGTACTTCCTGAAGCGCAAGTCTTATTAA
- a CDS encoding DUF424 domain-containing protein, with amino-acid sequence MIYVKVYRVQGEVVVAACDEELLGKTFREGELKLEVKERFYKGDLVEEDALEGLLSEATIANLTGERCVSKAVELGYVDEKRILRVEGVPHAQMARIMW; translated from the coding sequence ATGATCTACGTCAAGGTCTACCGGGTTCAGGGGGAGGTCGTCGTTGCCGCCTGTGACGAGGAGCTGTTGGGTAAGACCTTCCGGGAGGGAGAGCTCAAGCTGGAGGTGAAGGAGCGCTTTTACAAAGGCGACCTCGTTGAGGAAGATGCCCTGGAGGGGTTGCTGAGCGAGGCCACGATAGCCAACCTCACCGGAGAGAGGTGCGTCTCCAAGGCCGTTGAGCTGGGCTACGTGGATGAGAAACGGATTTTGCGGGTTGAGGGCGTTCCCCACGCCCAGATGGCGAGGATAATGTGGTGA
- a CDS encoding ArsR/SmtB family transcription factor, giving the protein MESDMGRLLDILGNETRRRILILLTRRPYYVSELSQELGVGQKAVLEHLKILKSAGLVEERTEKIPRGRPRKYYTIRRGFRLEVMLTPYVFGTELYEPRKIRAGEVYSEARELIKSTEPAEEKVRELVEFLGQIEERLREMLEAKRELEEVRLMVETYIENLLRRVAQENEELFDEIMREVSPKLPRRMIKSLNDF; this is encoded by the coding sequence ATGGAATCAGACATGGGAAGGCTCCTCGACATACTCGGCAACGAGACGCGGAGGAGGATACTCATCCTTCTCACCAGGAGGCCGTACTACGTGAGCGAACTGAGCCAGGAGCTAGGGGTAGGGCAGAAGGCCGTCCTCGAACACCTGAAAATCCTGAAGAGCGCGGGTCTCGTGGAGGAGAGAACCGAGAAGATACCCCGCGGCAGGCCCAGGAAGTACTACACCATAAGGCGGGGCTTCAGGCTGGAGGTAATGCTCACGCCCTACGTCTTCGGAACGGAACTTTACGAGCCCAGGAAAATAAGGGCGGGGGAAGTTTACTCCGAGGCGAGGGAGCTTATAAAGTCCACCGAGCCAGCGGAGGAAAAGGTTAGAGAGCTCGTTGAGTTCCTTGGGCAGATCGAGGAGAGGCTGAGGGAGATGCTCGAAGCCAAGAGGGAGCTTGAGGAGGTCAGGCTGATGGTGGAGACCTACATAGAGAACCTCCTCCGGAGGGTGGCACAGGAAAACGAGGAGCTCTTCGACGAGATAATGCGTGAGGTAAGCCCGAAACTCCCGAGGAGGATGATCAAAAGCCTCAACGACTTTTAG
- a CDS encoding 30S ribosomal protein S17e, whose product MGNIKQTFIKRTARELFDRYPDQFTRDFEHNKKKVEELTNVTSKTIRNRIAGYITRLVRMKEEGKIL is encoded by the coding sequence ATGGGGAACATTAAGCAGACTTTCATCAAGAGAACCGCACGCGAGCTGTTTGACAGGTACCCTGACCAGTTCACCAGGGACTTCGAGCACAACAAGAAGAAGGTCGAGGAGCTCACCAACGTCACCAGCAAGACCATCAGGAACAGGATCGCCGGCTACATAACGAGGCTCGTCAGGATGAAGGAAGAGGGCAAGATCCTCTGA
- a CDS encoding amidohydrolase family protein — translation MFALVGTVVDAEKVLRNHAVLVDGKTISAVLSADELRSLGVDRIYGGDGYLVIPGLVNAHTHVAMAKFRGLGDDLPTEKWLEEIIWPMEREWTAEEVGRWALLGTAEALSNGSTVINDHYFFADGIAKAAERVGIRAFVGQTVMDLVDFPLAEPGEGFRFFERWDGRSELVTPTLAPHATNTVSFELMEEIAEFSRDKNALIHIHVAQSREEVRSLRKRYGFGPVEYLKRSGALGGRLVGVHGVYLQGEELREYGMSGATLVHCPTSNVRLEGRTVDLEPFVSAGGNVALANDSPNPVGIMDMFLEMRAASLVGSFLKGGAEPIGSRDIFRWATVGGAKALGIKAGLIKSGYLADLVLINAKKPQFLPGKDPYSHLVHSARGSDVEMVVVGGEIVYRNGIFVKLGLDWSGLMEKF, via the coding sequence ATGTTCGCCCTAGTGGGTACCGTTGTAGACGCTGAGAAGGTTCTTAGAAACCATGCGGTTCTGGTCGATGGGAAGACGATCTCTGCCGTTCTGTCCGCGGACGAACTTCGATCTCTCGGAGTTGATAGGATCTACGGGGGAGATGGATACCTCGTCATCCCCGGGCTCGTGAACGCTCACACTCACGTGGCAATGGCAAAGTTTAGGGGGCTTGGCGACGACCTCCCAACGGAGAAGTGGCTGGAGGAGATAATATGGCCGATGGAAAGGGAATGGACCGCCGAAGAGGTTGGCAGATGGGCCCTTCTGGGAACTGCGGAGGCCCTATCAAACGGCTCCACCGTTATAAACGACCACTATTTCTTCGCTGACGGGATAGCTAAGGCCGCTGAAAGGGTTGGGATAAGGGCCTTCGTGGGGCAGACGGTAATGGATCTGGTCGATTTCCCGCTGGCCGAGCCTGGGGAGGGATTTAGGTTCTTCGAGCGGTGGGATGGCAGGAGCGAACTGGTGACTCCTACCCTCGCCCCACACGCAACGAACACGGTTTCTTTTGAGCTGATGGAGGAAATAGCCGAGTTTTCGAGGGATAAGAACGCGCTGATCCATATTCACGTTGCCCAGAGCAGGGAAGAAGTGAGAAGTCTGAGGAAGCGCTACGGCTTTGGTCCCGTTGAGTATCTCAAAAGGAGCGGCGCCCTCGGCGGAAGGTTGGTCGGAGTTCACGGCGTCTACCTTCAAGGGGAAGAGCTGAGGGAGTACGGAATGAGCGGGGCCACTCTGGTTCACTGCCCGACCAGCAACGTACGGCTTGAGGGAAGAACTGTGGATCTTGAGCCGTTTGTCTCCGCCGGCGGAAACGTGGCCCTAGCCAACGATTCCCCCAACCCCGTTGGTATAATGGACATGTTCCTTGAGATGAGGGCCGCCTCCTTGGTGGGGAGCTTTCTGAAAGGTGGGGCGGAGCCTATCGGTTCGAGGGACATCTTCAGGTGGGCCACCGTCGGAGGGGCTAAGGCACTGGGAATAAAGGCCGGACTGATAAAATCGGGTTATCTCGCCGACCTGGTCCTGATAAATGCTAAGAAGCCCCAGTTCCTTCCGGGGAAGGATCCTTACTCTCACCTGGTTCACTCCGCCAGGGGGAGCGACGTTGAGATGGTCGTCGTTGGGGGTGAGATCGTTTACAGGAATGGCATCTTCGTGAAGCTCGGCCTGGACTGGTCGGGCCTCATGGAAAAGTTTTAA
- the asnS gene encoding asparagine--tRNA ligase: MIDKVYCADVKPDMEGKRVKLAGWVYRKREVGKKVFIVLRDSSGIVQTIFKKELSEKAYEEAKKVGIESSVIIEGTVRADPRAPTGVEVQADKIQIIQNVDFFPITKDASEEFLLDVRHLHLHSPKVAAIMKVKGTLMQAAREWLLQDGWYEVFPPILVTGAVEGGATLFKLKYFDKTAYLSQSAQLYLEAAIFGLEKVWSLTPSFRAEKSRTRRHLTEFWHLELEAAWMDLWDIMKVEEELVSYMVQRALELRKNEIELYRKDDIKTLKNAVPPFPRISYDEAIDILQSKGVDIEWGEDMGADEERILTQEFEAPFFVYGYPKGIKAFYMKEDPEDPRKVLAADMLAPEGYGEVIGGSQREDNYDKLVERIIEEGMDPKNYEWYLDLRKYGSVPHSGFGLGLERLVAWVLKLDHVRWATLFPRTPSRLYP, encoded by the coding sequence GTGATTGATAAGGTTTATTGCGCTGACGTTAAGCCCGATATGGAAGGAAAGAGGGTTAAGCTGGCTGGATGGGTTTACAGGAAGAGGGAAGTCGGAAAGAAGGTCTTCATCGTCCTCCGCGATTCAAGCGGAATCGTCCAGACGATATTCAAGAAGGAGCTGAGTGAAAAAGCATACGAAGAGGCGAAGAAGGTCGGGATAGAATCCAGCGTCATAATCGAGGGAACGGTCAGGGCAGATCCACGTGCGCCGACTGGGGTCGAGGTTCAGGCCGATAAGATTCAGATAATCCAGAACGTAGACTTCTTCCCGATAACAAAGGACGCCAGTGAGGAGTTCCTCCTCGATGTGAGGCACCTCCACCTGCACTCCCCAAAGGTCGCGGCGATAATGAAGGTAAAAGGTACGCTCATGCAGGCAGCAAGGGAATGGCTCCTCCAGGATGGCTGGTACGAGGTCTTCCCGCCGATCCTCGTCACAGGAGCCGTTGAGGGAGGAGCGACGCTCTTCAAGCTCAAGTACTTTGACAAGACTGCCTACCTCAGCCAGTCGGCCCAGCTCTACCTTGAGGCGGCTATCTTCGGCCTTGAGAAGGTCTGGTCGCTTACGCCAAGCTTCAGGGCCGAGAAGAGCAGGACGAGGAGACACCTCACCGAGTTCTGGCACCTCGAGCTCGAGGCCGCGTGGATGGACCTCTGGGACATCATGAAGGTCGAAGAGGAGCTTGTGAGCTACATGGTGCAGAGGGCGCTTGAGCTGAGGAAGAACGAGATTGAACTCTACCGCAAGGATGATATCAAGACGCTAAAGAACGCGGTTCCGCCCTTCCCAAGGATAAGCTACGACGAGGCTATAGACATACTCCAGAGCAAGGGCGTAGATATCGAGTGGGGCGAGGACATGGGGGCAGACGAGGAGAGAATCCTCACCCAGGAGTTTGAGGCCCCGTTCTTCGTCTACGGCTATCCGAAGGGCATCAAGGCCTTCTACATGAAGGAAGACCCAGAGGACCCGAGGAAGGTCTTAGCGGCCGACATGCTCGCACCGGAAGGATACGGCGAGGTTATAGGCGGCTCCCAGCGTGAGGACAACTACGACAAGCTCGTGGAAAGGATAATCGAGGAAGGGATGGATCCGAAGAACTACGAGTGGTACCTCGACCTCAGGAAGTACGGCAGCGTTCCGCACAGCGGCTTCGGTCTCGGCCTTGAAAGGCTCGTCGCCTGGGTGCTCAAGCTCGACCACGTCCGCTGGGCCACCCTCTTCCCGAGGACGCCGAGCAGGCTCTATCCGTAG
- a CDS encoding DUF996 domain-containing protein: MEPYSVSSPEESIDISSERTLGLVGSILGLMGAIPYVGSIIALLGLVLVLIALHGIGSKMGDERPFKNYLKGFIVVLAAAIIAVILIIAVVMVNGTESHTSSEFTFEPGSTVDIIEGNDEGPSASAIAAIVLGGIAVIAGIILGAYYQKKAWEAMYEITGVKEFKETAKFLWWGVLTIIILVGVILLLVSDIYQIIAFSNLPKRIAKKSPQPDVPVDDFVW, from the coding sequence ATGGAGCCGTACTCTGTCTCATCACCGGAGGAGTCCATCGACATAAGCAGTGAGAGAACCCTTGGATTGGTAGGATCAATACTGGGTCTTATGGGGGCCATTCCCTATGTGGGGAGCATTATAGCGCTCCTGGGTCTCGTCCTGGTTCTGATAGCGCTCCACGGCATAGGTAGCAAAATGGGGGACGAGAGGCCCTTCAAGAACTACCTCAAAGGCTTTATCGTAGTGCTGGCGGCGGCAATAATAGCGGTGATACTCATAATAGCGGTCGTAATGGTCAACGGTACCGAATCGCACACTTCCAGCGAGTTCACGTTTGAACCGGGTTCCACCGTTGATATCATTGAGGGGAACGACGAGGGCCCATCCGCATCTGCGATCGCCGCCATCGTCCTCGGTGGAATCGCCGTGATAGCGGGAATAATACTGGGGGCGTACTACCAGAAGAAGGCTTGGGAAGCGATGTACGAGATAACTGGGGTCAAGGAGTTTAAAGAGACTGCAAAGTTCCTGTGGTGGGGCGTTCTGACCATCATAATACTGGTCGGCGTCATACTGCTCCTCGTATCGGACATCTACCAGATAATAGCTTTCTCAAACCTCCCCAAGAGGATCGCCAAGAAGTCCCCTCAGCCAGATGTCCCGGTGGATGACTTCGTCTGGTGA
- a CDS encoding DUF63 family protein, which produces MLESVWHFLNEYFIEPMYTRSGYNAINTFVYALLFGLGVIYSYRYIIKPLRIKVDERLFWAVTPMVVFGSTVRALVDGGVLEPNPWILTPGIFFTAFILIVPALIADAKLKTYPKITIAWGTVLALWANYLLFANAKDWRAYELTMLHTLASWAVVLAYYKWRPFDKLYLYAVLAHMYDMGSTVVGIHYYGYREVHWIEHHLVQWFGPYFYYPWITVILIAVYYGLKYLVPDEEERRFWYLAIYILGLGPAVRDPAQMVLQL; this is translated from the coding sequence ATGCTGGAGTCAGTATGGCACTTCCTCAACGAATACTTCATCGAACCGATGTACACGAGGAGCGGCTACAACGCGATAAACACTTTCGTCTACGCCCTCCTCTTTGGACTTGGAGTCATATATTCATACAGGTATATAATCAAACCCCTGAGGATCAAAGTTGATGAGAGGCTCTTCTGGGCGGTAACCCCAATGGTGGTCTTCGGGTCAACCGTAAGGGCGCTGGTCGATGGGGGAGTTCTGGAGCCCAACCCCTGGATTCTAACCCCCGGGATATTCTTCACGGCCTTCATCCTCATAGTCCCGGCCCTGATAGCAGACGCCAAGCTGAAGACCTACCCCAAGATCACGATAGCCTGGGGCACGGTACTGGCCCTCTGGGCGAACTACCTCCTCTTCGCCAACGCAAAGGACTGGAGGGCATACGAGCTGACGATGCTTCACACCCTTGCGTCTTGGGCCGTGGTTCTGGCATACTACAAGTGGAGGCCCTTCGACAAGCTCTACCTCTACGCGGTTCTCGCCCACATGTACGACATGGGCTCAACCGTCGTCGGAATACACTACTACGGCTACAGAGAGGTCCACTGGATCGAACACCACCTAGTCCAGTGGTTCGGCCCCTACTTCTACTATCCCTGGATAACCGTGATCCTCATAGCGGTTTACTACGGCCTCAAATACCTCGTCCCAGACGAGGAGGAGAGACGCTTCTGGTACCTGGCGATCTACATACTCGGCCTCGGCCCCGCCGTGAGGGACCCTGCCCAAATGGTGCTCCAGCTCTGA
- a CDS encoding CGP-CTERM sorting domain-containing protein, which produces MRKAAIILAAVVLLSVFGVFAAPGVSAAENSEKVVIAVDLAHGENPKGLNDVTYKNQTLTEGMLKTLTDYTFVYFGDAKYEDELGIKKIGDKITYDALANNNVKILIIGQPSSPLYPEEAEAVKKWLEEGGHILWIAGDSDYGNGAKTQQFVNSFLDQLGLTNLRLDLASVEDAMSNAGGKPYRVVAYADPDKDTPKRDTLVQGFEHGGAVLVHGPGVVAWIDNPDGSGDWHALSGDSKPKKAYILIHSNSSSDIVENNDPAANAYTAGDKGEFPIAAAQIIELKDKDPSVVIVSGETPIGGYEPMWSSVYYKKPLDGPKVVSNIFKWSTEVAKKSSSGSGICGPAAIIGLAVVPLLLRRRK; this is translated from the coding sequence ATGAGGAAGGCTGCAATAATATTGGCGGCTGTTGTCCTGTTGTCTGTTTTTGGTGTTTTTGCGGCACCTGGAGTCAGCGCGGCTGAGAATTCAGAGAAGGTCGTTATAGCAGTTGACCTCGCCCACGGAGAGAACCCGAAGGGCCTGAATGACGTGACCTACAAGAACCAGACCCTAACAGAGGGAATGCTCAAGACCCTGACGGACTACACGTTCGTCTACTTCGGCGACGCCAAGTACGAAGACGAGCTCGGCATTAAGAAGATCGGCGACAAGATAACCTACGACGCCCTCGCAAACAACAACGTCAAGATACTCATCATAGGCCAGCCATCAAGCCCGCTCTACCCGGAGGAGGCCGAGGCCGTCAAGAAGTGGCTTGAGGAGGGTGGCCACATCCTTTGGATAGCCGGTGACTCCGACTATGGAAACGGTGCGAAGACCCAGCAGTTCGTTAACAGCTTCCTCGACCAGCTCGGACTCACCAACCTCAGGCTCGACCTTGCCTCAGTTGAGGACGCCATGAGCAACGCTGGAGGCAAGCCCTACCGTGTTGTGGCTTATGCCGACCCGGATAAGGACACTCCGAAGAGGGACACTCTCGTTCAGGGCTTCGAGCACGGCGGTGCCGTTCTCGTCCACGGCCCGGGCGTTGTCGCATGGATCGACAACCCAGACGGAAGCGGCGACTGGCACGCTCTCAGCGGTGACTCAAAGCCGAAGAAGGCCTACATCCTCATCCACAGCAACAGCAGCTCGGACATAGTTGAGAACAACGACCCGGCCGCGAACGCTTACACCGCTGGTGACAAGGGTGAGTTCCCGATCGCCGCCGCTCAGATCATCGAGCTTAAGGACAAGGACCCGAGCGTTGTTATTGTCAGCGGTGAGACCCCAATAGGCGGCTACGAGCCAATGTGGAGCAGTGTTTATTACAAGAAGCCGCTCGACGGCCCCAAGGTTGTATCAAACATCTTCAAGTGGAGCACCGAAGTTGCCAAGAAGAGCAGCTCCGGATCAGGCATCTGCGGTCCAGCGGCCATCATAGGCCTGGCGGTAGTACCGCTCCTCCTCAGGAGAAGGAAGTGA
- a CDS encoding ABC transporter substrate-binding protein, with amino-acid sequence MKRSIGALLIILLGLSVVASGCISGGGSSGSSGGGITLTIVTRHDATIQYKVKQLFLKSDIAKQYNIKDLKFIGVPESLWPNFVKKGADVGWGGGPTLFDDMYRMGYLSPITDQRILDLIGKQIPEDLAGMPMVRKNGSQVYWVAAALSSFGFTVNKQVLQKQGLPFPEKWEDIASPDWARDPQMYGIADPTRSTSNTRIYQIILQAFGWDEGWRMMTLIAANSKIYEASDAVRDSVINGEIAAGNTIDFYGYTAMKQNPNCVYVIPAGESIINGDPIALLKNAKHPEAAQAFIYWVLTEGQAVWMSPDINRLPINAEVFNRTITNDEASVLFNGQHAGETYAQAAPALYKAYQLSISSKGIPFDDARALKTVNSLQYYFKATLVDDSGPLHQAWMAIVKAYRDGKITEEQFNQLKDELTAPIEFKDPETGQTVTFTEEYAAKINDKIANDAGFQSQIMDEWRSAAQEKYNKVLDDLHKITG; translated from the coding sequence ATGAAACGCTCTATTGGCGCCCTGTTGATAATCCTCCTAGGTTTAAGCGTAGTTGCCAGCGGGTGCATAAGCGGAGGCGGAAGCTCAGGAAGTTCTGGAGGCGGGATAACCCTCACAATAGTGACCAGACACGACGCAACTATACAGTACAAGGTCAAGCAACTCTTCCTCAAGAGCGATATAGCGAAGCAGTACAACATTAAAGACCTCAAGTTCATAGGCGTTCCGGAATCCCTCTGGCCGAACTTCGTAAAGAAAGGCGCCGATGTCGGCTGGGGTGGGGGTCCGACCCTCTTCGACGACATGTACAGGATGGGCTACCTCTCACCGATAACCGACCAGAGGATACTCGACCTCATCGGCAAGCAGATCCCCGAGGATCTCGCAGGGATGCCTATGGTAAGAAAGAACGGAAGCCAGGTCTACTGGGTAGCGGCGGCGCTCTCGTCCTTTGGTTTCACCGTGAACAAGCAGGTTCTTCAGAAGCAGGGTCTCCCGTTCCCGGAGAAGTGGGAGGACATAGCCTCACCCGACTGGGCCAGGGATCCGCAGATGTACGGTATAGCGGACCCGACCAGGAGCACCTCCAACACGAGGATATACCAGATCATCCTCCAGGCCTTCGGATGGGATGAAGGATGGAGGATGATGACGCTCATCGCGGCGAACTCCAAGATCTACGAAGCCAGCGACGCCGTCAGGGACTCCGTAATCAACGGAGAGATAGCGGCCGGAAACACCATCGACTTCTACGGCTACACGGCCATGAAGCAGAACCCCAACTGCGTCTACGTCATCCCGGCTGGAGAGAGCATCATAAACGGCGACCCGATAGCCCTCCTCAAGAACGCCAAGCACCCTGAGGCGGCGCAGGCGTTTATCTACTGGGTCCTAACCGAAGGACAGGCCGTCTGGATGAGCCCAGACATCAACAGGCTTCCAATCAACGCCGAGGTCTTCAACAGGACCATCACCAACGACGAGGCCAGCGTTCTCTTCAATGGCCAGCACGCTGGAGAGACCTACGCCCAGGCCGCTCCCGCCCTCTACAAGGCTTACCAGCTCTCAATATCAAGCAAGGGCATACCGTTTGACGACGCCAGAGCCCTCAAGACTGTCAACTCACTCCAGTACTACTTCAAGGCGACCCTCGTCGACGATAGTGGTCCTCTCCACCAGGCCTGGATGGCGATAGTCAAGGCTTACAGGGACGGGAAGATCACGGAGGAGCAGTTCAACCAGCTCAAGGACGAGCTCACCGCCCCGATAGAGTTCAAGGATCCAGAAACCGGGCAGACGGTCACCTTCACCGAGGAGTACGCGGCTAAGATCAACGACAAGATCGCCAACGATGCCGGCTTCCAGAGCCAGATAATGGACGAATGGCGCAGTGCCGCTCAGGAGAAGTACAACAAAGTGCTCGATGATCTCCACAAGATAACCGGTTGA
- a CDS encoding ABC transporter permease — MKVNKWSERLFGTPLPDGVVITSFLFPLLYIVGFLIIPVFVMLATAFEYNGHISAHWFTSIFSSAYYFNPLHPDGYLVKTITYGGREVYYLYGWDFGVVINSVLVSIAVMILTTILGTVFAFIMARYDFPGKNIMRILLFIPLLVTPFVNVVVVKKMFLPDGIINWILHEHLHLLPKPIWIDGLIGVIVAQTITYYPIVYLNAYASFINIDPSLEEQAENLGSKGVHLFRTVTFPLALPGIMSGAILVGIFSLEDLAAPIVFQGSPIAKKLMSYQIYSSFVSGFAVGNPQMAALALVMLTLAIIMFLAVRWYVGLRQYAMLSKGGRWNPRVAKPKWWQALLIAFVAVPVLLITVFPQIGVLLLAFSKSWYGTWPTGFTLDNMKAIITQPDIERVIINSLTYSTVAVLIIILLSLTSAYASNRFKKAKLAPVIDSLATIPIAVPGIVIAMSYFFFFSTVPPFKGSTLDPTNLLEFFPGAALILAYSIRRLPFAARSISAGLQQVHVSLEEASMNLGAGRWKALTSVIIPMIYLNLFGGAMLSFVYCMSETSVGITLGSINSTWYPITAKMKELIIGAVGSANLAAALGVFLMAVQITAIVVANLITKQRYSFIGLT, encoded by the coding sequence ATGAAAGTCAACAAATGGAGCGAGAGACTGTTTGGAACCCCCCTGCCCGATGGTGTTGTCATAACGTCGTTTCTCTTCCCACTGCTGTACATCGTGGGATTCCTCATAATCCCGGTCTTTGTAATGCTAGCGACGGCGTTCGAGTACAACGGTCATATCTCCGCCCACTGGTTCACAAGCATCTTTAGTTCAGCATACTACTTCAACCCCCTCCATCCCGACGGATACCTTGTAAAGACGATAACCTACGGCGGAAGGGAAGTATACTACCTCTACGGCTGGGACTTCGGTGTCGTCATCAACTCAGTGCTGGTTTCCATAGCCGTTATGATTCTGACCACGATCCTCGGAACTGTCTTCGCGTTCATCATGGCCCGCTACGACTTCCCTGGCAAGAACATCATGAGGATACTGCTCTTCATTCCCCTCCTCGTCACGCCCTTCGTTAACGTCGTTGTCGTTAAGAAGATGTTCCTCCCCGATGGGATCATAAACTGGATACTCCACGAGCACCTCCACCTCCTCCCGAAGCCCATCTGGATCGATGGTCTCATCGGTGTCATCGTTGCCCAGACGATAACCTACTATCCAATCGTCTACCTCAACGCCTACGCGAGCTTTATCAACATCGATCCCTCCCTCGAGGAGCAGGCGGAGAACCTCGGGAGCAAGGGCGTCCACCTCTTCAGGACTGTCACCTTCCCGCTCGCCCTCCCCGGAATAATGAGCGGCGCGATACTCGTTGGAATATTCAGCCTCGAAGACCTCGCGGCTCCGATAGTCTTTCAGGGAAGCCCAATAGCCAAGAAGCTCATGTCCTACCAGATCTACAGCTCGTTTGTTTCAGGATTCGCCGTGGGCAACCCGCAGATGGCAGCTCTGGCCCTAGTCATGCTGACGCTGGCCATAATAATGTTCCTCGCCGTCAGGTGGTACGTTGGCCTAAGGCAGTACGCCATGCTCAGCAAGGGCGGAAGGTGGAACCCAAGGGTGGCGAAGCCCAAGTGGTGGCAGGCGCTCCTCATAGCCTTCGTTGCCGTTCCAGTGCTCCTCATAACGGTGTTCCCCCAGATAGGTGTCCTCCTACTGGCGTTCTCCAAGAGCTGGTACGGAACCTGGCCAACAGGGTTCACACTCGACAACATGAAGGCAATAATCACACAGCCGGACATAGAGAGGGTCATCATAAACAGCCTCACGTATTCGACCGTTGCTGTCCTCATCATAATCCTCCTCTCCCTAACCTCAGCCTACGCATCCAACAGGTTCAAGAAGGCCAAGCTTGCCCCGGTTATTGACAGCCTTGCCACCATACCCATAGCGGTTCCTGGTATCGTCATAGCCATGAGCTATTTCTTCTTCTTCTCGACGGTGCCGCCGTTCAAGGGAAGCACACTCGACCCAACCAACCTGCTGGAGTTCTTCCCGGGAGCGGCGCTGATACTGGCATACTCGATCAGGCGTCTGCCCTTCGCGGCGCGTTCGATCTCAGCGGGACTTCAGCAGGTCCACGTCTCCCTTGAGGAGGCCTCCATGAACCTCGGCGCCGGAAGGTGGAAGGCCCTCACGAGCGTCATAATCCCAATGATATATCTCAACCTCTTCGGCGGCGCAATGCTGAGCTTCGTCTACTGTATGAGCGAGACCAGCGTCGGCATCACCCTCGGTTCGATAAACTCGACCTGGTACCCGATAACGGCGAAGATGAAGGAGCTCATCATAGGCGCCGTTGGAAGCGCGAACCTTGCCGCCGCCCTCGGTGTCTTCCTGATGGCCGTCCAGATAACGGCCATAGTCGTAGCCAACCTGATAACCAAGCAGAGGTACTCCTTCATAGGTCTCACCTGA